The Flavobacterium johnsoniae genomic sequence CTCTGCCAACGGTTGGAGCGGTTGCGAATCCTTTTTTGGCTTTGATTATTACTAATAATAAATCGGTTTCAGATATTACAACGGCAAATATCAAAGGAACTTGGAAAGTTACCAACGATTTTAAAATTACTGGAACTTATTTTCATTACAAAGACAACACATTCGATAAACAATTTACACCAACTTTTGATTTTTCCGATCAAGGATATGTCAATACGAATGCAACTTTGAGAGAAACGCTTTATTCTAACAAAATGACGCAGTTTGATGGAAACGGCTCATATAAATTCTCCAATTTAGGCAATCATAATTTAGATGTTTTGGCTGGAATGTCGGTTTATCAAACCACTTTCGAAACCAGTTCAAGAAATGGAGTTGGCTTTTTTACGAATGATTTCAAATCAACCAATTTTGCAACAATCCGAAATCCGTCGGGAATAACTTCTGCTGTTCCTTACGCTTTTGATACGGCTTTAGTTGGATATTACGGAAAAGTAAATTACGATTATGCTCATAAATATTTGCTTTCTGGAACGCTGAGAGCCGATTCTTCATCAAACTTTGGATCTAATAATAGAACGGGAATTTTTCCTTCTGTTTCTGGAGGTTGGGTAATTTCTGAAGAAAGTTTTTTAAACAATTCAAAATTCATTAATCTATTAAAACTTCGTGCAAGTTGGGGTATAAATGGAAGCGATAATATCAATCCGTTCCAATATTCTTCGGTGCTGAATTCAGGTTCAGGAACCAATTTTGGCGGAGAAAACGTTTCTGGTTTAACGCCTGCATTTTTACCAAATCCTGACGTAAAATGGGAAGAAGTTGCCCAAACCAACTTTGGTGTAGACATCAACGCTTTCAATAATTCATTCGGATTGACATTTGATTATTACATTAAAAAAACAAGCGATATGCTGATTCCGATTGGAGTTCCTTTATTCTCTGGTTATCCAGCGCCTGCGACCAATATTGCTGATATGGAAAACAAAGGTTTTGAATTGTTGCTTTCGTACAGAAAAAAATATGAAAACGGGTTTTCTTGGGATATTGCAGCAAACCTTGCGCAAAACAAAAACAAAGTAACTAGTTTAGGAAACAACGGACAGCCATTAACAGGCGGAACAGGAACTTTTGTTTTCAACGATCCAATTACTTTGACTACAGAAGGACATTCTATTGCAGGATTTTATGGTTACCAAGTAGAATCTATTGATGCTGCGGGGAATTTAGTTTATAAAGACAACGATGGCGTTCCAGGTATTACAACCGCTGACAAAACGTATATAGGAAGCGCTCTGCCTGATTTTACTTATGGAGTTAATTTGGGAGCAGCTTATAAAAACTTCGATTTCAATGCCTTTTTATACGGATCTGAAGGAAATGATATTTACGATGCCACGATTAGAACCGATGCAGGTTATTCGAACAGAAAAGATTCTTATTCTACAAATGGCTTAAAAAATAGTTTAGGTTTTGGTTTGACCGATTCTCAGGTTTCAGATTTCTATGTAAAAGATGGTTCTTTTTTAAAACTAAAAACGGTGACTTTGGGTTACAGCCTTCCGTCAAGTTTAGTGGATAAGCTTAAAATCGACAAATTCAGAATTTATGTAACGGGCCAGAATTTGTGGGTAAGTACGAAATACGACGGAACAGATCCAGAAATTGGAGAATCTGGTGCAAGCAATTCTTTGGATATGGGAATCGATAGAGGATTTTATCCGCAAGCCCGTACGATTTTAATGGGCGTACAAGCTAAGTTTTAATTCTAAAATAAAAATTTCGTTATGAAAATTAAATATATAAAAGATAGCATTTTAGCATTTTCGATGTTATTGATGCTCAACAGCTGTTCTGAAGATTTCTTGACCATAGAACCAACAACTCAGTTAACAGCAGACGCCATTCAAACCGATTCAGATTTCGAAGCTTTGGTAAATGCAGCTTACGATCCGTTGCGTTGGCAAGTAGACGGTGCCGCAACAAGACATATGTATCCGGTTATGTTTCAGGATATGAGGGCAGATAATGTAGTTTCGCAATGGGCTACATTTTGGGTTGCAGGACAGGCATTTGATAAAAATCCGATTGCGCCAAATAA encodes the following:
- a CDS encoding SusC/RagA family TonB-linked outer membrane protein, with amino-acid sequence MKNYLFKMVFSVFLLITANAFSQNVSGIVTSNTGPLPGVDLKVKSSNIGTTTDFDGKFSIALTSETGTLVVNYLGYETQEVVVKRNQSVTITMIESMNTLDQVVVVGYGQTQNKKAVSTAVGVVNAAQITELAVSRPEAALQGTSPGVTVVQTSGSPGAPLTVRLRGAASVGASAPLYLVDGQQVPNLNFVNPDDIKSMNILKDAASAAIYGARGGNGVILVETKTGRRGSAKPNITIDTYTGFQSLGNKPDLMDKNAYVSYLNDFRTKNPGNGNVLTPAEIAKLPNTDWYGELFETTPVSSLSSSISGGGENYSYNISGGLFDQKGMVGGNEGKSQYTRKNVKLNFETDITSKFNINVGLNLVDVERDYLFENQSGTGISIMNFVNSIPAIYPAFASDDRSVPFGMGNQQGVVVNGVSLPTVGAVANPFLALIITNNKSVSDITTANIKGTWKVTNDFKITGTYFHYKDNTFDKQFTPTFDFSDQGYVNTNATLRETLYSNKMTQFDGNGSYKFSNLGNHNLDVLAGMSVYQTTFETSSRNGVGFFTNDFKSTNFATIRNPSGITSAVPYAFDTALVGYYGKVNYDYAHKYLLSGTLRADSSSNFGSNNRTGIFPSVSGGWVISEESFLNNSKFINLLKLRASWGINGSDNINPFQYSSVLNSGSGTNFGGENVSGLTPAFLPNPDVKWEEVAQTNFGVDINAFNNSFGLTFDYYIKKTSDMLIPIGVPLFSGYPAPATNIADMENKGFELLLSYRKKYENGFSWDIAANLAQNKNKVTSLGNNGQPLTGGTGTFVFNDPITLTTEGHSIAGFYGYQVESIDAAGNLVYKDNDGVPGITTADKTYIGSALPDFTYGVNLGAAYKNFDFNAFLYGSEGNDIYDATIRTDAGYSNRKDSYSTNGLKNSLGFGLTDSQVSDFYVKDGSFLKLKTVTLGYSLPSSLVDKLKIDKFRIYVTGQNLWVSTKYDGTDPEIGESGASNSLDMGIDRGFYPQARTILMGVQAKF